The Nitrospirales bacterium genome includes a window with the following:
- a CDS encoding bifunctional transaldolase/phosoglucose isomerase, with translation MNPLVQLEECGQSPWYDYIRRGLMTSGELGKLIEQDGLMGMTSNPAIFEKAIAGSSDYDESLTQAAVEVIGVKEIYERLAIQDIQDAADIMHVVYERTKGRDGYVSLEVSPTLAYDTQGSIDEAVRLHQAVARKNVMIKVPATAEGLPAIEELIARGININVTLLFSVDMYVQVAWRYIHGLERLAKNGGDVSQMASVASFFVSRIDSLIDKQLEAKLHVAKDADEKAVLEGLMGTVAIANAKLAYEQFEEIFNSPEFQALKAKGARPQRVLWASTGTKNPKYPDTLYVDNLIGSDTVNTMPEATFTAFRDHGVVKSTIGEGLAEAKATMKQLAEAGISMEEVTNTLLRDGARLFVEAFEQLMGVISRKRADVLGEKIDRVSYALGTWEGAVNEQLAELQKNDVVRRVWAKDPTVWHRDAGHQKIIRQALGWLTISQEQLPHVSQLQAVAKDVKEAGFKHVLLLGMGGSSLCPEVLRMTFGTIPGYPELHVLDSTVPSQVRAFENQVDLAATVCIVASKSGSTTEPLVFQKYFYERMKQVVGDKAGDHFIAITDPGSLLEGVAKQLKFRHILPGVPEIGGRYSALSNFGIVPAALMGLDIDRLLQQAERMRYACDASVPAADNPGVKLGAVLGTLAKAGRDKLTFVTSPAIWDLGAWLEQLVAESTGKEGTGIIPVAGEPLGGSESYGQDRIFAYVRYSKEPCPEQDAKISELEKAGHPVIRVDHADLMNVGQEFFLWEMATAVAGSILKINAFDQPNVQESKDYTKAYLDEFKKTGKLSENDPMLIDEGIQVYADKANHAALNGASSLEAVLAKHLARVKSGDYVAINAYVEHTEEAQGVFQRLRTKIRDTKHVATTLGYGPRFLHSTGQLHKGGPNSGVFIQVTCEDAEDLAIPGEPYTFGVLKAAQALGDLKSLTAKGRRVIRVHVRSDVLKDLARLEQAVEAGLCVGKQ, from the coding sequence ATGAATCCCTTGGTCCAACTGGAAGAGTGCGGACAAAGTCCCTGGTACGATTACATCCGTCGCGGCTTGATGACCTCTGGCGAATTGGGGAAGCTCATCGAACAAGATGGGCTCATGGGTATGACCTCCAATCCCGCGATCTTTGAAAAGGCCATCGCGGGGAGTTCGGATTATGATGAGTCTCTCACGCAGGCCGCTGTCGAGGTGATTGGCGTCAAAGAAATTTATGAACGTTTAGCTATCCAAGACATTCAGGATGCCGCCGACATAATGCACGTCGTCTATGAACGCACGAAGGGGCGTGACGGCTATGTGAGTTTAGAAGTCTCACCAACGTTGGCTTATGACACTCAGGGTAGCATTGACGAGGCTGTTCGCTTGCATCAAGCCGTGGCCCGAAAGAATGTCATGATCAAAGTGCCAGCCACGGCTGAAGGCTTGCCGGCCATCGAAGAATTGATCGCTCGAGGGATCAACATCAATGTCACACTGTTGTTTAGCGTCGATATGTATGTGCAAGTGGCCTGGCGGTATATTCACGGCCTCGAACGATTAGCGAAGAACGGAGGCGATGTGAGTCAAATGGCGTCGGTGGCAAGCTTTTTTGTGAGCCGAATCGACAGTCTGATCGATAAGCAACTGGAGGCGAAACTTCACGTCGCCAAGGATGCTGATGAGAAGGCAGTCTTAGAGGGTCTGATGGGAACCGTCGCCATCGCCAACGCCAAACTGGCTTATGAACAATTTGAGGAGATTTTTAACAGCCCAGAATTTCAGGCCTTGAAGGCCAAAGGGGCCAGGCCTCAGCGGGTGTTATGGGCAAGCACCGGGACGAAGAATCCCAAGTATCCCGATACGCTCTATGTGGATAACCTGATCGGGTCGGATACTGTGAATACGATGCCAGAAGCTACGTTTACGGCGTTCCGGGATCATGGTGTCGTCAAGTCGACGATCGGGGAAGGTTTGGCCGAAGCCAAGGCCACGATGAAACAGTTGGCCGAAGCCGGGATTTCGATGGAGGAAGTCACGAATACGCTCTTGCGCGATGGGGCCAGATTGTTCGTCGAGGCATTCGAGCAATTAATGGGGGTCATCAGCCGTAAACGTGCTGACGTGCTCGGCGAGAAAATTGACCGAGTGAGCTATGCTCTCGGCACATGGGAAGGGGCCGTGAATGAACAGCTGGCTGAGTTGCAAAAAAATGATGTCGTGCGTCGAGTATGGGCCAAGGATCCCACTGTCTGGCATCGTGATGCCGGTCATCAGAAGATTATCCGTCAGGCGCTGGGATGGCTGACGATTTCCCAAGAGCAGTTACCTCATGTGAGCCAACTGCAAGCAGTGGCCAAAGACGTCAAGGAGGCCGGGTTCAAACATGTCCTGCTTCTGGGCATGGGAGGAAGTAGCCTATGCCCAGAAGTCCTTCGCATGACATTTGGCACCATACCCGGATATCCAGAATTGCATGTTTTGGATAGCACTGTGCCATCGCAGGTTCGGGCATTCGAGAATCAGGTCGATTTAGCCGCGACGGTTTGTATCGTGGCGAGTAAGTCCGGATCGACGACCGAACCCTTGGTGTTTCAGAAGTATTTTTATGAACGGATGAAACAGGTCGTGGGTGACAAAGCAGGAGACCACTTCATCGCGATTACCGACCCTGGGTCTTTGCTTGAAGGTGTGGCCAAACAGTTGAAGTTTCGACACATTCTTCCCGGGGTTCCGGAAATCGGAGGGCGGTATTCGGCGCTATCCAATTTTGGAATCGTTCCGGCGGCTCTGATGGGGCTGGATATCGATCGCCTTCTTCAGCAGGCAGAACGCATGCGTTACGCGTGTGACGCCTCGGTTCCAGCCGCTGACAATCCCGGTGTGAAACTAGGCGCGGTGCTGGGAACGTTGGCCAAAGCAGGGCGAGATAAGCTGACCTTCGTGACCTCTCCGGCTATTTGGGATCTTGGCGCATGGCTGGAACAGCTCGTGGCCGAGAGTACGGGAAAAGAAGGAACAGGGATTATTCCCGTTGCTGGAGAGCCCTTGGGCGGGTCTGAGTCTTATGGACAGGACCGGATCTTTGCCTATGTCCGCTATTCCAAGGAGCCATGTCCTGAACAGGACGCGAAAATTTCTGAGCTTGAAAAGGCTGGACATCCTGTCATTCGTGTCGATCATGCAGATCTAATGAATGTCGGACAAGAATTTTTCTTGTGGGAAATGGCCACCGCGGTAGCAGGGTCCATCCTGAAAATCAACGCATTTGATCAACCCAATGTTCAAGAGAGCAAAGACTATACGAAGGCCTACCTTGATGAATTCAAGAAAACCGGAAAGCTTTCGGAGAATGATCCCATGTTGATCGATGAGGGCATTCAGGTATATGCCGACAAGGCAAACCATGCCGCGTTGAATGGCGCTTCTTCCTTAGAAGCGGTCCTTGCGAAGCATCTCGCTCGAGTCAAATCCGGCGATTATGTCGCGATCAACGCCTATGTGGAACACACAGAGGAAGCCCAAGGGGTCTTTCAGCGTCTGCGCACAAAGATTCGTGACACGAAACATGTGGCGACCACATTGGGATATGGGCCACGATTCCTTCATTCGACCGGCCAGTTGCACAAGGGCGGGCCCAATTCCGGAGTATTTATTCAAGTGACGTGTGAGGATGCGGAGGATTTGGCCATACCTGGCGAACCGTATACGTTCGGCGTGCTCAAAGCCGCCCAAGCGTTAGGAGATTTAAAAAGCCTCACGGCTAAAGGGCGTCGAGTGATCCGTGTCCATGTCAGATCGGATGTCCTGAAAGACTTGGCGAGATTGGAGCAGGCTGTCGAAGCGGGATTGTGCGTGGGGAAACAATAA
- a CDS encoding HDOD domain-containing protein translates to MTPPASVTTDQEILAELRQEICDQLEGGTLDLPLLPQVANQVLLVADDPNADPSKLSSLIQQDQALAGQILRIANSPAYLPRSPIASLQQAIAWLGLNMLSGIAFSVSVQSGVFNVKGFEKEIKGLWRHALMTGLYGKEIARKIRHNVENAFLCGLLHGIGKPVVLHIVLGISKPRNLHPTWPMIEQLMDESYVPIGSQLAESWKLPEPVRETIRLHQEQAYTQSTSPTKGAIITCLASTMASFHLDPMSIDEDALRTLPVVQDLNFYPEDMDALLELHDSIDSSVECMIL, encoded by the coding sequence ATGACGCCCCCTGCATCTGTCACGACTGATCAGGAAATACTCGCAGAACTTCGCCAGGAAATCTGTGATCAGCTGGAAGGAGGTACCCTGGACCTTCCACTATTGCCTCAGGTCGCGAATCAAGTCCTGCTGGTCGCCGATGATCCAAATGCTGACCCCTCCAAATTATCATCTCTCATTCAACAGGACCAAGCCCTGGCAGGGCAGATTCTCCGCATCGCCAATTCGCCGGCTTATCTTCCTCGTTCTCCAATCGCCTCGTTGCAGCAGGCTATCGCTTGGCTCGGGTTGAATATGCTCTCTGGGATTGCTTTCTCTGTCTCAGTCCAATCCGGAGTGTTCAATGTGAAGGGGTTCGAAAAAGAAATCAAGGGACTGTGGCGTCATGCCCTCATGACGGGACTATACGGGAAAGAAATTGCCAGAAAAATTCGCCACAATGTCGAAAATGCCTTTCTATGCGGACTCCTTCATGGAATCGGCAAGCCTGTTGTCCTGCACATCGTTCTTGGCATTTCAAAGCCCAGGAACCTTCACCCCACATGGCCGATGATCGAACAATTAATGGATGAATCATACGTGCCGATTGGCTCGCAGTTGGCCGAAAGCTGGAAGCTGCCGGAACCCGTGCGTGAAACCATTCGTTTGCACCAAGAGCAGGCCTATACGCAATCAACATCTCCGACCAAAGGCGCGATCATTACATGTCTCGCGAGCACAATGGCCTCTTTCCATCTTGACCCGATGAGCATTGACGAAGACGCGCTCCGCACGTTGCCCGTCGTCCAGGATTTAAATTTTTATCCAGAAGACATGGACGCCTTACTCGAGCTACACGATTCGATCGATTCTAGCGTGGAATGCATGATTTTATGA
- the tkt gene encoding transketolase, with translation MKDDRESLDLLSINTIRTLSMDAVQAANSGHPGTPMAMAPVVYSLWNQILRFDPEDPIWPNRDRFVLSIGHASMLLYSILHLTGVKAVNAEYETLGKPSVSLDDIKHFRQLESKCPGHPEYRWTSGVETTTGPLGQGVATSVGMAMAERWMAGYFNRPGYEMINYHTYALCGDGCMMEGVSSEAASLAGHLKLSNLCWIYDNNKITIEGHTDWAFSDDVATRFMAYGWNVTRVGDANDLEMLRKAFETFQKETERPTLIIVDSHIAFGAPHKQDTQAAHGEPLGEEEIRLTKRNYGWPEDAKFLVPSEVVQHFQEGIGVRGKKLRNDWMALFEDYKQHFQELADHLYRMQHRQLPSGWDRGLPVFPADGKGLAGRDASGKVLNILAENVPWLLGGSADLAPSTKTRLTFEGAGDFTATNRTGRNVHFGVREHAMGAILNGLSLSKVRPYGSGFFIFSDYARPAIRLSALMEIPVIHIFTHDSIGVGEDGPTHQPIEHLPSLRAIPGLVTLRPADANEVVEAWKVIMGLRHEPAALILTRQALPTLDRTKYASAEGVAKGAYILADADDGEPDVLLLATGSEVSMCIEAYEQLKVEGVKCRVVSMPSWEIFEQQPLGYRDAVLPPHVTARVSVELASTFGWGQYIGTKGQSIGMKTFGASAPLKELAKKFGFSSEHVVVAAKAQLEQAKNLSFVHPA, from the coding sequence ATGAAGGATGATCGCGAGTCTCTTGATCTTCTAAGCATCAATACCATTCGAACTCTATCAATGGATGCCGTGCAAGCTGCGAATTCCGGACATCCCGGAACGCCAATGGCGATGGCGCCAGTCGTGTATAGCCTATGGAATCAAATATTACGATTTGATCCCGAGGACCCTATCTGGCCGAATCGCGATCGGTTTGTGCTGTCCATTGGTCATGCTTCGATGTTGCTGTATTCCATCCTGCATTTGACGGGAGTGAAAGCGGTCAATGCGGAATACGAAACCCTGGGCAAACCCTCGGTGTCCCTGGATGACATCAAGCATTTTCGTCAACTCGAAAGCAAGTGCCCGGGGCATCCCGAATACCGGTGGACCTCTGGTGTTGAGACCACGACCGGCCCATTGGGCCAAGGCGTGGCCACGAGTGTCGGCATGGCGATGGCTGAACGATGGATGGCCGGGTATTTCAACAGACCGGGCTATGAGATGATCAATTATCACACCTATGCTCTCTGTGGTGATGGTTGCATGATGGAAGGGGTCTCCAGCGAAGCGGCCTCTTTGGCCGGCCACCTCAAGCTTTCCAACCTCTGCTGGATTTACGACAACAATAAAATTACGATCGAAGGCCACACGGATTGGGCCTTCAGTGACGATGTGGCCACTCGGTTTATGGCCTATGGATGGAACGTGACGCGAGTCGGCGATGCGAACGACTTGGAGATGCTGAGGAAAGCCTTTGAAACCTTCCAAAAGGAAACGGAACGTCCCACACTAATCATCGTCGACAGTCACATTGCCTTTGGCGCTCCGCACAAACAGGATACGCAGGCGGCTCATGGCGAACCATTGGGAGAGGAAGAAATTCGTCTTACCAAACGAAATTATGGTTGGCCGGAAGATGCAAAATTTCTCGTTCCTTCGGAAGTCGTCCAGCATTTTCAAGAAGGCATCGGAGTGCGCGGGAAAAAATTACGAAACGATTGGATGGCCCTATTCGAAGACTACAAGCAGCACTTTCAAGAACTGGCCGATCATCTGTATCGGATGCAACATCGTCAACTGCCGTCAGGGTGGGATCGTGGGCTTCCAGTTTTCCCGGCTGATGGCAAAGGCCTGGCGGGTCGGGATGCATCTGGTAAGGTGCTGAATATTTTGGCCGAAAACGTACCCTGGTTACTCGGCGGGTCGGCTGACTTGGCTCCGAGTACGAAAACGCGATTGACCTTTGAGGGGGCTGGCGACTTTACGGCGACGAATCGAACCGGCCGCAACGTGCATTTCGGTGTGCGAGAGCATGCGATGGGTGCGATATTAAATGGCCTCTCACTCTCGAAAGTTCGACCCTATGGGTCTGGCTTTTTCATCTTTAGCGACTATGCGCGTCCGGCCATTCGCCTGAGTGCCTTAATGGAAATTCCGGTCATTCATATCTTTACGCATGACTCCATCGGGGTGGGAGAGGATGGTCCGACGCATCAACCCATCGAGCATTTGCCATCTCTGCGAGCCATTCCCGGATTGGTGACGTTACGTCCGGCCGATGCAAACGAAGTCGTTGAAGCCTGGAAAGTCATCATGGGGTTGCGGCATGAACCGGCGGCGTTAATCCTGACTCGACAGGCTCTTCCCACACTCGATCGTACGAAATACGCTTCTGCAGAGGGTGTCGCGAAAGGGGCGTATATTTTAGCGGACGCGGATGATGGAGAACCTGACGTCTTGTTGCTCGCGACCGGGAGTGAAGTGTCGATGTGTATCGAAGCCTATGAACAATTGAAGGTCGAGGGGGTGAAATGCCGCGTCGTCAGTATGCCCTCTTGGGAGATATTCGAACAACAACCTCTAGGGTATCGAGATGCGGTGCTTCCGCCTCACGTCACTGCTCGTGTCTCTGTTGAGCTGGCCTCGACTTTTGGATGGGGCCAATACATCGGAACGAAGGGACAGAGCATCGGTATGAAGACGTTCGGTGCGTCAGCCCCATTAAAAGAATTGGCCAAAAAATTCGGATTTTCATCGGAACATGTCGTGGTGGCGGCTAAAGCGCAACTTGAGCAGGCCAAAAATCTTTCATTCGTCCATCCTGCATGA
- the sthA gene encoding Si-specific NAD(P)(+) transhydrogenase, which translates to MNTDTHYDILVIGSGPAGQKAAIQGAKAGKRTALIEQNREVGGSCVYQGTIPSKTLRESALQMVRFQRTTEVFEFKMRDDIKIASLMKRLEQVVKAHGTYMKEQIGRNHIDCIHGRAKFLSDHEVQVKGINGKSHTLTADVIVIGTGSSPRVPDNVPVDHENILDSDSILSLVYLPKSLTVLGGGVIASEYASIFALLGVQVTMIDASDRPLRFLDKELTDEFCEAFQATGGTYRGDQKIKEAHWDGYSKVITTFENGDTVESEKLLVALGRIANITYLNIEAAGLTPTNRGLIPVNADCQTDVSHIYAVGDVIGPPSLASCSMEQGRRATCHALGISPGVNPENIPMGIYTIPEMSSVGLSEDEAVKKFGGSLVGRSRFKEIARGQISGMTMGMLKMVADPKGEKLLGVHIVGEGATELIHIGQMGLLHHVNIDSFVENIFNFPTLAEAYRVAALDITKQRRL; encoded by the coding sequence ATGAACACGGATACCCACTACGATATCCTGGTCATCGGCAGCGGACCCGCTGGGCAAAAAGCCGCCATTCAGGGAGCCAAAGCCGGTAAACGCACAGCACTGATCGAGCAGAACCGGGAAGTCGGCGGATCGTGTGTGTACCAAGGGACAATCCCGAGCAAGACTCTTCGGGAGAGCGCGCTACAAATGGTGCGTTTTCAACGCACGACAGAAGTATTCGAATTCAAGATGCGGGATGACATCAAAATCGCGAGTCTCATGAAACGATTAGAGCAAGTCGTGAAAGCCCATGGGACATATATGAAGGAACAAATCGGAAGGAACCATATTGACTGTATTCACGGCCGCGCAAAGTTTCTCTCCGACCACGAAGTGCAAGTGAAAGGGATTAACGGAAAATCCCATACGCTTACCGCTGATGTTATCGTGATCGGAACTGGATCAAGCCCCCGGGTTCCAGACAATGTTCCAGTCGATCATGAGAACATTCTCGACAGCGATTCCATTCTTTCGCTGGTCTATCTTCCAAAGTCTCTGACTGTCTTGGGCGGAGGCGTGATCGCGAGTGAATATGCCTCAATCTTTGCGCTCTTGGGAGTCCAGGTCACGATGATCGACGCATCAGACCGCCCACTTCGATTTCTCGACAAAGAACTCACCGACGAATTTTGTGAAGCATTTCAAGCTACTGGTGGAACGTATCGAGGAGACCAGAAAATCAAGGAAGCTCATTGGGACGGGTATTCCAAAGTCATCACGACTTTCGAGAACGGAGATACGGTCGAAAGCGAAAAACTGCTCGTCGCCCTCGGACGCATCGCCAATATCACATACCTCAATATTGAAGCCGCTGGATTGACTCCCACCAATCGAGGTCTCATTCCCGTGAATGCCGACTGTCAAACCGATGTGTCGCATATCTACGCAGTCGGAGACGTGATTGGCCCTCCCTCCCTTGCCTCGTGTTCGATGGAACAGGGACGACGCGCCACGTGCCATGCCCTGGGAATCTCTCCTGGCGTCAATCCTGAAAACATTCCCATGGGCATCTACACGATCCCAGAAATGTCGAGTGTGGGGCTCAGCGAAGACGAAGCGGTCAAAAAATTCGGTGGATCGCTCGTCGGACGATCCCGATTCAAAGAAATCGCCCGCGGGCAAATATCCGGAATGACGATGGGAATGTTAAAAATGGTCGCCGACCCCAAGGGAGAAAAACTCCTCGGGGTACACATCGTGGGAGAAGGCGCGACCGAGTTGATTCATATCGGTCAGATGGGCTTATTGCATCATGTGAACATTGATAGTTTCGTAGAAAATATCTTCAACTTTCCCACGCTGGCAGAAGCCTACCGCGTGGCCGCGCTCGACATCACCAAGCAACGCCGCCTGTAA
- a CDS encoding DUF2235 domain-containing protein, whose product MSKHIVVFSDGTGNSSAKLFKTNVWRLYQALDLSGPDDSCPDRPTQIAYYDDGVGTSAFKPLALLGGAFGWGLKRNVIDLYTFLSWNYKPGDQIYCFGFSRGAFTIRVLSELVRCQGLITAQNTRKLRKLATNAFNKHRRLCQRGHYKHNLKALARQMGMQKIADTFRESYPTTDAQIGPPITFLGLWDTVAAYGLPIDELTRAWDAVFPIRPKHILDKNVDRVCHALALDDERNSFHPQLLSELHARENAQNPAHYIEDTRVAQVWFAGAHTNVGGGYPDDGLSYVSLAWMMQEAERKGLRFKEHDAKRIREQTNPLGKIYDARQGLGGAYRYLPRKLECLIHNDDDRDDPIKIAYPKIHESVIQRIRAGIDAYAPIGLPAHYAVVTADGRIIDQPVKDEPSSTLIEHASTAQSRAQWQESVWNLVWCKRIAYFASVFVSGGLLAFPLYRPATEACTGTLCALSPIITIIGAFLPNLLQPWLEAFKSHPGTLGTLVLLLIGLISIGCHIQVSITDRMRTLWKPFTHPTESSTTTATFRDNAIYRFRTHWLYQAFFKLMKQRVLPFAAGLVSVILIVQGTSHIIFSMMNSGGLICQKTQESRMASEAINAGVFSTNALCWASGIRLKAGQHYRLTFSMNEQAPWNDNGIPTDMNGFTWEKMTPPMYGGLLLRRHLGEPWVKPIARIGSQGSDEYPLHPTASPSHSSQNTTIQTSTLITELKARRDGELFLFINDSILPGPEPWQMFYKNNHGHASITIEPIDSPAPTGLASRSYDEALSRS is encoded by the coding sequence ATGAGCAAACACATTGTCGTATTTTCAGATGGAACTGGGAACAGCTCAGCCAAGCTCTTTAAAACGAATGTCTGGAGGCTCTATCAAGCCTTGGATCTTTCAGGCCCTGATGATTCCTGTCCAGATCGGCCGACGCAGATTGCTTATTATGATGATGGCGTCGGCACCTCAGCGTTTAAACCGCTGGCCTTGCTTGGCGGAGCATTCGGATGGGGGCTGAAACGCAATGTGATCGATCTCTACACATTTCTCTCCTGGAACTACAAGCCCGGTGACCAGATTTATTGTTTTGGCTTTAGCCGAGGGGCGTTTACTATCCGTGTGCTGTCTGAGCTCGTCAGATGTCAAGGGCTCATAACTGCTCAAAACACTCGAAAACTCCGGAAACTCGCCACCAATGCCTTTAACAAGCACAGACGCCTGTGCCAGCGTGGGCACTACAAACATAATCTGAAGGCACTAGCCAGACAGATGGGAATGCAGAAAATCGCAGATACATTTCGTGAATCATACCCGACAACGGACGCACAAATCGGGCCTCCAATCACCTTCCTCGGCTTGTGGGACACCGTAGCTGCGTACGGATTGCCCATCGACGAATTAACACGTGCGTGGGATGCCGTGTTTCCGATACGGCCGAAACACATTCTTGATAAAAATGTGGATCGAGTTTGTCATGCCCTCGCACTCGACGATGAGCGCAACTCCTTTCACCCTCAACTGTTAAGCGAACTACACGCGCGAGAAAACGCGCAAAACCCTGCCCATTACATCGAAGATACACGAGTGGCACAAGTCTGGTTCGCCGGGGCGCATACCAATGTCGGAGGTGGATATCCCGATGACGGGTTATCCTATGTCTCTCTAGCATGGATGATGCAAGAAGCTGAACGAAAAGGACTTCGGTTTAAAGAACATGATGCGAAACGCATTCGAGAACAAACCAATCCCCTGGGAAAAATTTACGATGCCAGACAGGGGTTGGGTGGAGCCTATCGGTACCTTCCAAGGAAGTTGGAATGCCTGATACACAACGATGACGACCGTGACGATCCCATCAAGATTGCGTATCCCAAAATTCACGAAAGTGTCATCCAACGCATTCGCGCAGGAATCGATGCCTATGCCCCTATCGGACTTCCAGCACACTATGCCGTCGTGACCGCCGATGGACGAATCATCGATCAACCCGTGAAAGATGAACCGTCGTCAACCTTGATCGAACACGCCTCAACAGCTCAATCCCGAGCGCAATGGCAGGAATCCGTGTGGAATCTCGTGTGGTGCAAACGCATCGCCTATTTTGCCTCGGTCTTCGTTTCCGGAGGACTACTTGCCTTTCCGCTCTACAGGCCGGCAACAGAAGCCTGCACAGGAACCCTGTGCGCACTCTCGCCAATCATCACCATCATTGGCGCATTTCTCCCCAATCTACTACAGCCTTGGCTTGAAGCGTTCAAGAGCCATCCCGGCACATTAGGAACCCTCGTGCTTCTTCTCATCGGCCTTATTTCCATCGGATGCCACATACAGGTTTCCATCACGGACCGCATGCGAACCCTGTGGAAGCCATTCACGCACCCCACGGAATCTTCAACAACCACAGCGACTTTCCGCGACAACGCCATCTATCGATTTCGAACGCACTGGCTGTACCAGGCCTTCTTCAAGCTCATGAAACAACGGGTGCTGCCGTTTGCCGCCGGACTGGTCTCTGTGATCCTCATCGTCCAAGGGACCAGTCACATCATATTTTCGATGATGAACTCGGGTGGGTTGATTTGCCAAAAGACACAAGAATCGCGGATGGCTTCAGAAGCTATCAACGCAGGCGTCTTCTCGACGAATGCCTTATGCTGGGCCAGCGGAATTCGGCTCAAAGCCGGTCAACACTATCGGCTCACCTTCTCCATGAACGAGCAAGCGCCATGGAATGATAATGGCATTCCAACAGATATGAATGGATTTACATGGGAGAAGATGACGCCTCCAATGTATGGAGGACTCCTCTTACGCCGTCACCTTGGTGAACCGTGGGTTAAGCCCATCGCGCGGATCGGCAGTCAAGGGAGCGACGAATACCCACTTCATCCGACAGCGTCCCCCTCTCACTCATCCCAAAATACTACTATTCAGACATCCACATTAATCACTGAACTCAAAGCCCGACGGGACGGAGAACTCTTTTTGTTTATTAACGATTCTATTCTGCCCGGACCTGAACCATGGCAAATGTTTTACAAGAACAATCACGGTCATGCGTCGATCACGATTGAACCGATTGATAGTCCGGCACCGACCGGGCTGGCAAGTCGTTCCTATGATGAAGCGCTAAGCCGTAGTTAA